The Harpia harpyja isolate bHarHar1 chromosome 10, bHarHar1 primary haplotype, whole genome shotgun sequence genome includes a region encoding these proteins:
- the LOC128147319 gene encoding uncharacterized protein LOC128147319, translating to MSNSSSITQFLLLAFADTRELQLLHFGLFLGIYLAALLGNGLIIIAVACDQHLHTPMYFFLLNLSLLDLGSISTTLPKSMANALLDTRAISYAGCSAQVFLFVFVMSSEFYLLTVMAYDRFITICKPLHYGTLLGSRACANMAAAAWGSGFLYAVLHTANTFSLPLCQGNAMNQFFCEIPQILKLSCSDSYLREFGLLVVSALVFWGCFVFIVLSYVQIFRAVLRIPSEQGRHKAFSTCLPHLAVVSLFLSTGMFAYLKPPSISSPSLDLVMADLYSVVPPAVNPLIYSMRNRELKDAIRKLISSTPLSRHERLHPQKDVGQDSAWLQEQKPVSHVVTHDIILEGNWSCLESLRDLQGQCMPPVGRAKDRSGGCCKPTESKADEDFVCNRLRRSFSHVPKITAYKKDFTDPPPPLYLQAVSSSHCAIRAPQITEKEPCVLELPVRSRELQQDQELPTAPTSRCVSQANTQHCCCPRRTTNTASTEATKGVLKPFISMGNNNQTLATDFIFLGFSSVAELQKLLLVVFLPLYLVTLSMNTTIMIIIWADRSLHTPMYFFLCVLSFSETCYTFVIVPKMLVDLIAERKTISFLGCAVQMYFFLFLGCSHSFLLAAMGYDRCVAICHPLHYNRIMTWRVCAQLVVASALSGFLVAQVVTPLIFCLPFHTSRKLNHFFCDISPVLRVAFTHTNLSEAIIFTLGISVLTIPLMLILISYLFVALAILQIPSAAGRHKAFSTCSAHLIVVIVHYGCASFIYLRPDSSYSSDQDALISVTYTILTPLLNPMIYSLRNKDVKMALQKAIRKNILSQKVFQ from the exons atgtccaacagcagctccatcacccagttcctcctcctggcattcgcagacacgcgggagctgcagctcttgcactttgggctcttcctgggcatctacctggctgctctcctgggcaatggcctcatcatcatcgctgtagcctgcgaccagcacctccacacccccatgtacttcttcctcctcaacctctccctcctcgacctgggctccatctccaccactcttcccaaatccatggccaatgccCTTTTGGATACCAGGGCcatttcctatgcaggatgttctgcccaggtctttctgtttgtctttgtgaTGTCCTCAGAGTTTTATctcctcactgtcatggcctatgaccgcttcattaccatctgcaaacccctgcactatgggaccctcctgggcagcagagcttgtgccaacatggcagcagctgcctggggcagtggtttcctctatgccgtgctgcacactgccaatacattttcactgccgctctgccaaggcaatgccatgaaccagttcttctgtgaaatcccccagatcctcaagctctcctgctcagactcctacctcagggaatttGGGCTTCTTGTGGTTAGTGCTCTCGTATTTTGGGGCTGTTtcgttttcattgtgctgtcctatgtgcagatcttcagggctgtgctgaggatcccctctgagcagggacgccacaaagccttttccacgtgcctgcctcacctggccgtggtctccctgtttctcagcactggcatgtttgcctacctgaagcccccctccatctcttccccatccctggacctggtcATGGCAGATCTGTACTCCGTGGTGcccccagcagtgaaccccctcatctacagcatgaggaaccggGAGCTCAAGGATGCCATTAGGAAACTGATTTCATCAACACCTTT GAGTAGGCATGAGCGATTGCACCCCCAGAAGGACGTTGGTCAGGattctgcatggctgcaggagcagaaacctGTCAGTCACGTTGTTACCC ACGACATCATTCTTGAGGgtaactggagctgcctggagagcctGAGGGATCTCCAGGGACAGTGCATGCCTCCAGTAGGCA ggGCAAAGGATCGCAGTGGAGGGTGCTGCAAGCCCACTGAGTCCAAGGCAGATGAGGACTTTGTCTGCAACC gtCTCAGGAGGTCTTTCAGTCACGTTCCCAAAATCACAGCTTACAAGAAAGACTTCACAGACCCTCCTCCACCCCTCTATCTCCAGGCT GTGAGCTCCAGCCACTGTGCCATCAGAGCTCCCCAGATCACAGAGAAGGAGCCATGTGTCCTTGAGCTACCTGTGCGCTCTCGGGAGCTGCAGCAAGACCAGGAGCTGCCCACAGCGCCCACCAGCCGTTGTGTGTCCCAAGCCAACACACAACACTGTTGTTGTCCCAGGAGGACAACCaacactgcaagcacagaggccACGAAAGGGGTTTT aaaacctttcatttccatgGGGAACAACAACCAAACCCTCGCCACAGACTTCATCTTCCTGGGTTTCTCCAGTGTCGCggaactgcagaagctgcttcttgTGGTGTTTTTGCCGCTGTACCTGGTCACTCTGAGCATGAATACCACTATAATGATTATCATATGGGCTGATCGGAGCCttcacacacccatgtactttttcctttgcgTCTTGTCATTTTCCGAGACTTGCTACACCTTCGTCATTGTCCCCAAGATGCTGGTAGACttgatagcagagagaaaaaccatttccttcctaggctgtgctgtacaaatgtacttcttccttttcttggggtgctcccactctttcctcctggcagccATGGGCTACGACCGCTGCGTTGCCATCTGCCACCCCCTGCACTACAACAGAATCATGACTTGGCGAGTGTGTGCTCAGCTGGTGGTTGCTTCTGCTCTGAGCGGATTTCTGGTTGCCCAGGTGGTTACCCCCTtgatattttgtttgcctttccataCATCCAGGAAACTCAACCATTTCTTCTGTGACATCTCCCCTGTCCTCCGAGTGGCCTTTACTCACACAAACCTCAGTGAGGCCATTATCTTCACCCTGGGTATCTCTGTCCTTACAATCCCACTGATGCTGATCCTTATTTCATACCTCTTTGTTGCCTTAGCCATCCTGCAGATCCCTTCAGCCGCAGGGAGGCACAAAGCCTTCTCCACCTGCAGTGCTCACCTGATAGTAGTGATTGTTCATTACGGCTGTGCCTCCTTCATCTACCTGAGACCCGACTCCAGCTACTCGTCGGATCAGGATGCATTGATCTCTGTCACTTATACCATCCTCACTCCCCTGCTCAACCCTATGATTTACAGCCTAAGGAACAAGGATGTCAAAATGGCTCTTcaaaaagcaatcaggaaaaacATACTATCTCAGAAAGTTTTCCAGTGA